One window from the genome of Osmerus eperlanus chromosome 3, fOsmEpe2.1, whole genome shotgun sequence encodes:
- the LOC134017712 gene encoding tetraspanin-7-like — protein METKPVITCLKTLLIVYSFVFWITGAILLAVGVWGKLMLGPYISVIADNSTNAPFVLISTGTVIIVFGLFGCFATCRGSPWMLKLYAMFLSLVFLAELVAGISGFVFRHEIKGTFLRTYTDAVLNYNAQDETSLAVDMMQHNLQCCGVYNYTSWLASVYYPSNGLPSSCCSNASDCSPQDRRNATVAPTKVYQKGCYELVTSFLETNMAIIAGVTFGIAFSQLIGMLLACCLSRIITANQYEMV, from the exons ATCACAGGGGCGATCCTGCTGGCAGTGGGAGTATGGGGGAAGCTGATGCTGGGTCCGTACATCTCTGTGATTGCGGACAATTCCACCAACGCACCTTTTGTGCTCATTAGCACCGGCACCGTCATCATCGTTTTCGGACTTTTTGGCTGCTTTGCCACCTGTAGGGGGAGCCCATGGATGCTGAAGCTG tatgCAATGTTCCTGTCCCTGGTCTTCTTGGCTGAGTTAGTGGCTGGGATCTCCGGTTTTGTTTTTCGCCATGAG atAAAGGGTACATTCTTGAGGACGTACACGGATGCCGTGTTGAACTACAACGCTCAGGATGAGACCAGTCTGGCCGTGGACATGATGCAGCACAAT CTGCAATGCTGTGGGGTGTATAACTACACCAGCTGGCTGGCCAGTGTGTACTACCCTTCCAATGGCCTCCCATCCAGCTGTTGCTCCAATGCCTCCGACTGCAGCCCCCAGGACCGCCGCAATGCCACTGTGGCCCCCACTAAGGTCTACCAGAAG GGCTGCTACGAGCTAGTCACCTCCTTCTTAGAAACCAACATGGCCATCATCGCAGGAGTGACGTTTGGCATCGCCTTCTCACAG TTGATTGGCATGTTACTGGCATGCTGTCTTTCGAGGATCATCACGGCTAATCAATACGAGATGGTGTAA